The following coding sequences lie in one Thalassoglobus polymorphus genomic window:
- a CDS encoding prenyltransferase/squalene oxidase repeat-containing protein, which produces MRFHRIPTGIAFSRSMIICSVVCVHLSLASGQVVAQVDTNSVDQKASAFETDEIDIGVEKAIAYLISQQREDGAILDQRYDSTMTALSIMSMASVGVQPADKDSRGQAMQKALAYILRDDRVDDKGYFGTKDGSRMYGHGIITLMLTEMLGMGATEEQDQLIHQRCQKAIDVILSSQKEQKPTQHRGGWRYNPNSRDSDLSVSVWQLMALRSAKNDGLAVPASAIDEAVEYLKRSYASRLDRKGFPDKEASGFTYTPGQSRPTFTMTAAGLLAMQVCGEYDSPLVTGASDWLLENPPKWKERFCSYGTYYYSQGMYQRGGEHAAKAQQLVQEMLLGQQAKDGSWLAENGSEKSHGRVYATSMAVLSLSVKYHYLPIYQK; this is translated from the coding sequence ATGAGGTTTCATAGAATCCCAACCGGAATCGCATTTTCGCGGTCTATGATCATTTGCTCAGTGGTGTGCGTCCATTTATCGCTGGCATCTGGGCAAGTCGTCGCGCAGGTCGACACAAATTCCGTGGACCAGAAAGCCTCCGCGTTTGAAACTGACGAAATTGATATCGGAGTCGAAAAAGCGATTGCGTATCTAATTTCCCAACAGCGTGAAGATGGAGCGATTCTCGATCAGCGATACGATAGCACAATGACAGCGCTATCGATCATGTCGATGGCGAGCGTCGGAGTTCAACCGGCCGATAAAGATTCGCGAGGGCAAGCGATGCAGAAGGCATTAGCTTACATTCTTCGCGATGATCGGGTCGATGACAAAGGTTACTTCGGGACCAAAGATGGCTCACGCATGTACGGTCATGGGATTATTACTCTCATGCTCACAGAAATGCTGGGAATGGGAGCGACCGAGGAGCAGGACCAGCTGATCCATCAGCGTTGTCAAAAAGCGATCGATGTCATCCTCAGTTCTCAAAAAGAACAGAAACCGACTCAGCACCGGGGTGGGTGGAGGTACAATCCGAACTCCCGGGACTCTGATTTATCTGTTTCTGTCTGGCAGTTGATGGCGTTGCGTTCAGCGAAGAATGATGGCCTAGCGGTTCCGGCGAGTGCGATTGACGAGGCTGTTGAATACTTGAAGCGATCCTACGCTTCACGGCTTGACCGAAAAGGATTTCCGGATAAGGAGGCGAGCGGGTTCACTTACACTCCCGGGCAAAGTCGTCCGACCTTTACGATGACAGCAGCCGGACTGCTGGCAATGCAGGTTTGCGGGGAATATGACTCTCCATTAGTCACTGGGGCCTCCGATTGGTTGTTGGAGAATCCCCCTAAGTGGAAGGAACGCTTCTGTTCCTACGGGACCTACTACTATTCACAGGGGATGTATCAGCGAGGGGGGGAACACGCAGCCAAGGCCCAGCAACTTGTGCAGGAGATGCTTCTCGGGCAGCAAGCAAAAGATGGCTCATGGCTGGCGGAGAACGGATCGGAGAAAAGCCACGGGCGGGTTTATGCAACCTCGATGGCGGTACTCAGCCTGTCGGTCAAATATCATTATTTACCGATCTATCAAAAGTAG
- a CDS encoding class I SAM-dependent methyltransferase, with protein MSTIDSNIPFDVESFFNVEVANFKETLDRIENEVEQNPDQETVDRCVEEFTVAFHQSREECRVAEESLKDDARKLAEVQKRFRDELAPWFDQSWFFDRAKKKPRGYPGDYVMLTALYNEEPKSTGLGLVMDRYFLKADLARAVRTRLADVKAFVLDEIQKRNKPVSILNVASGPGREYTCGFDHLENPVSVTCLDSDEAALGFLKDEVEQAAAKNLTVSPVCYNALKTTSGEKNIQNFGASDIVYSVGLCDYIPDRYMIRILEGWRQSVVEGGVVYVAFKDCREYVASEYQWHADWHFYLRTEEDCRALFEQAGYDMDTMEMSRDSTGIIMNFVSRITTSEGVQIDKNQELKGPHFSSVRETEASQRDSLTSEN; from the coding sequence ATGTCCACTATAGATTCAAACATCCCATTTGATGTCGAGTCCTTCTTCAATGTCGAGGTTGCGAATTTTAAGGAAACGCTGGATCGTATCGAAAATGAGGTCGAGCAAAATCCAGATCAGGAAACCGTAGACCGTTGCGTTGAGGAGTTCACAGTTGCTTTCCACCAGTCACGCGAAGAATGCCGAGTTGCTGAAGAATCTCTGAAGGATGATGCTCGCAAACTTGCTGAAGTTCAAAAACGCTTTCGTGATGAACTTGCTCCCTGGTTTGATCAAAGCTGGTTCTTTGATCGTGCTAAGAAAAAGCCGCGAGGTTACCCAGGTGACTATGTCATGCTGACGGCTCTTTATAACGAAGAGCCGAAGTCGACCGGTCTCGGATTGGTCATGGACCGTTACTTTCTCAAAGCAGACCTTGCCCGTGCTGTGCGAACTCGTTTAGCTGACGTGAAAGCGTTTGTCCTGGACGAAATTCAGAAGCGAAATAAACCCGTTTCAATTTTGAATGTCGCATCCGGCCCAGGACGTGAGTACACATGCGGATTTGATCATCTCGAAAATCCGGTTTCTGTCACCTGCCTGGACAGCGATGAAGCCGCTCTTGGTTTCTTAAAAGATGAAGTCGAGCAAGCCGCTGCTAAAAATCTGACTGTCTCACCAGTCTGCTATAACGCCCTGAAGACGACTAGCGGCGAGAAAAACATCCAGAACTTTGGTGCTTCGGATATCGTTTACAGTGTCGGACTGTGTGATTATATCCCCGATCGCTACATGATTCGCATCCTGGAAGGCTGGCGGCAGTCAGTCGTCGAGGGTGGAGTGGTCTATGTTGCGTTCAAAGATTGTCGCGAGTATGTCGCCTCTGAGTACCAATGGCATGCAGATTGGCACTTCTACCTCAGAACGGAAGAAGACTGTCGAGCCCTTTTCGAGCAAGCAGGCTACGACATGGACACAATGGAAATGTCCCGCGACTCCACCGGCATCATCATGAATTTTGTGAGCCGAATCACAACCTCCGAGGGTGTCCAGATCGACAAGAACCAAGAGCTGAAAGGCCCGCACTTCTCGTCAGTACGTGAAACAGAGGCGTCACAAAGAGATTCGCTGACCTCAGAGAATTAA